In the genome of Halapricum salinum, one region contains:
- a CDS encoding carbon-phosphorus lyase complex subunit PhnI: protein MGYVAVEAGEETIRKAEELFERGRIEGESESIDVEAIDDQFGRLTGQAMSEAGLYAPRLAALAVKQAQGDTMEAAFLLRAYRSTLELWDYSVPVDTADMFARRRVSPAYKDVPGGQLLGATNDYTQRLLDFDLDGESDPEDPTAEWDLDIEEPESLRNVLDVLREEGLVADPPDEPPEDEPHDTTRTPVTHPAPRSAVLQELARGETGSVTGLSYSVLRGYGQVHPTLSEVRTGALPVVIEHPYTGEEATVTTTQVTEAGGVVPVYEKRDDPQFAFGYGLVFGRTERKAIGMAMLDAAIQLDGDAPAEDAEFVLDTIDGLDAFGFIEHLKLPHYVTFQSILDRIRSIRERKQRGSPVTDDAAPAGEVSGDD from the coding sequence ATGGGGTACGTCGCAGTCGAAGCCGGCGAGGAGACGATCCGAAAGGCCGAGGAGCTGTTCGAGAGAGGGCGGATCGAAGGCGAGAGCGAGTCGATCGACGTCGAGGCGATCGACGACCAGTTCGGCCGGCTCACAGGCCAGGCCATGAGCGAAGCCGGCCTCTACGCGCCACGACTCGCGGCGCTCGCGGTCAAACAGGCCCAGGGCGACACGATGGAGGCCGCCTTCCTCCTGCGAGCCTATCGCTCGACCCTGGAACTGTGGGACTACAGCGTCCCGGTCGACACCGCCGATATGTTCGCTCGCCGCCGTGTCTCGCCCGCCTACAAGGACGTCCCCGGCGGGCAGTTGCTCGGCGCGACCAACGACTACACCCAGCGCCTGCTCGACTTCGACCTCGATGGTGAGAGCGACCCCGAGGACCCCACAGCGGAGTGGGATCTCGATATCGAGGAACCCGAGTCGCTACGCAACGTGCTGGACGTCCTCCGCGAGGAGGGACTCGTGGCCGACCCGCCCGACGAGCCGCCCGAGGACGAGCCCCACGACACGACGCGCACGCCCGTGACACATCCCGCACCGCGCTCGGCGGTCCTGCAGGAACTCGCCCGCGGCGAGACGGGGTCGGTGACGGGCCTCTCGTATAGCGTGCTCCGGGGTTACGGCCAGGTCCACCCGACGCTCTCGGAGGTCCGTACTGGTGCGCTTCCGGTCGTGATCGAACACCCCTACACCGGCGAGGAGGCGACGGTGACGACGACCCAGGTCACCGAGGCGGGCGGCGTCGTCCCGGTTTACGAGAAGCGCGACGACCCGCAGTTCGCCTTCGGCTACGGCCTCGTGTTCGGCCGGACCGAGCGCAAGGCGATCGGGATGGCGATGCTCGATGCCGCCATCCAGCTCGACGGCGACGCGCCCGCCGAAGACGCCGAGTTCGTCCTCGATACGATCGACGGCCTCGACGCCTTCGGCTTCATCGAACACCTCAAACTCCCACACTACGTGACCTTCCAGA
- the phnH gene encoding phosphonate C-P lyase system protein PhnH, whose amino-acid sequence MNALGMDPVHDTRNCYRRLVDAYSRPGTIQPLDDITTPVDRAVLATLVDGETRLYSPDDALCEALASQGRLDAADLDEATIVHSHGSTDGGVAEAPRGSLKEPSQGATVVYRIPTLAAGDVTLDDAYDGTTVAIEGPGVPDRRTLTAALPASEFEAIAQAQSTFPRGVDVVLTTEDRLAALPRSIDLEVV is encoded by the coding sequence GTGAACGCCCTCGGCATGGACCCCGTTCACGACACCCGGAACTGCTATCGCCGCCTGGTCGACGCCTACAGCCGCCCGGGCACGATCCAGCCACTCGACGATATCACGACACCGGTCGATCGGGCCGTCCTCGCGACGCTGGTCGACGGTGAGACGCGGCTGTACTCACCCGACGACGCGCTGTGCGAAGCGCTGGCCAGCCAGGGCCGACTCGACGCCGCCGACCTCGATGAGGCGACGATCGTCCACAGCCACGGGTCGACCGACGGCGGCGTCGCAGAGGCACCGCGTGGCTCACTCAAAGAACCGAGCCAGGGCGCGACGGTCGTCTACCGTATCCCCACGCTCGCCGCCGGCGACGTCACACTCGACGACGCCTACGACGGCACGACTGTCGCAATCGAGGGGCCGGGCGTTCCCGACCGACGGACGCTGACCGCCGCCCTCCCGGCGAGTGAGTTCGAGGCGATCGCCCAGGCACAGTCGACGTTCCCCCGCGGCGTCGACGTCGTCCTCACGACCGAGGATCGACTGGCCGCACTGCCCCGCTCGATCGACCTGGAGGTGGTCTGA
- the phnG gene encoding phosphonate C-P lyase system protein PhnG, with protein sequence MHTVEDRTDRFELIAVSDGDRLGTLADSVLSAGCELSIRQEPTAQLVMQRAVEPVEGQPFNLGEVVVTVAEVLVDGAKGFAMVPGKDERRALSGAIVDAAVAADHECRSEIESQLREAADEQAAERREQWAHTRETAVEFDAMEEDT encoded by the coding sequence ATGCACACAGTCGAAGATCGAACAGACCGGTTCGAACTGATCGCCGTCAGCGACGGGGATCGCCTCGGCACGCTCGCCGATAGCGTCCTCTCGGCTGGCTGTGAACTGTCGATCCGCCAGGAGCCGACCGCACAGCTCGTGATGCAACGAGCCGTCGAGCCCGTCGAGGGCCAGCCGTTCAACCTCGGCGAGGTCGTCGTCACCGTCGCCGAGGTGCTGGTCGACGGCGCGAAGGGCTTCGCGATGGTCCCCGGCAAGGACGAACGCCGTGCGCTCTCGGGTGCCATCGTCGACGCCGCGGTCGCCGCCGACCACGAGTGTCGGTCCGAGATCGAATCCCAGCTTCGGGAGGCCGCCGACGAGCAGGCGGCCGAGCGCCGAGAGCAGTGGGCCCACACCCGCGAGACGGCCGTCGAATTCGACGCGATGGAGGAAGACACGTGA
- a CDS encoding PhnD/SsuA/transferrin family substrate-binding protein: MDSNSRSDRSGIDGTTTRRRFLLGGGATAVTAGLAGCGSVLGGGSSSKEQITMLLTPGTPGDLRPRYKPVVDMLNDKVDGVDIEMKVPQNYSAIKPALESEQAEIGMDDVTLISNPDLMDVYGTNVTDGSAFYFSVMLVPPESDIQGRTDVEGKTWAFADRLSTSGSIFALYTLQQAGLDIGEAPTGPPGDFEGSWTDHNQAIQRVANDEADGATTWGGNGIPHIGAEYESDFPQRVKDKSSFLGNIGTETPTLRPIWWSFPIPKQPWYARKSWDSEKKQEIGEVLRNSSEEKLSEYYPDDYNTDSPAFTTLRDTSMETYQPVIERMNAVGIDPAA; this comes from the coding sequence ATGGATTCGAACTCGCGATCGGACCGGAGTGGGATCGACGGGACAACGACGCGCCGACGCTTCCTGCTCGGTGGGGGTGCGACGGCCGTAACCGCAGGACTGGCCGGCTGTGGCTCCGTCCTCGGTGGCGGCAGCAGTTCCAAAGAACAGATCACGATGTTGTTGACACCGGGGACACCGGGTGACCTCCGGCCCCGGTACAAGCCGGTCGTCGACATGCTCAACGACAAGGTCGACGGTGTCGACATCGAAATGAAGGTTCCGCAGAACTACTCGGCGATCAAGCCCGCACTCGAGAGCGAACAGGCCGAGATCGGGATGGACGACGTGACGCTCATCTCCAATCCCGACCTCATGGACGTCTACGGCACGAACGTCACTGACGGGTCGGCGTTCTACTTCTCGGTAATGCTCGTCCCGCCGGAGTCTGACATTCAGGGCCGTACGGACGTCGAGGGCAAGACCTGGGCGTTCGCCGACCGCCTGAGCACCAGCGGCTCGATCTTCGCACTGTACACGCTCCAGCAGGCCGGCCTCGACATCGGCGAGGCTCCGACTGGTCCACCTGGCGATTTCGAGGGGAGCTGGACCGACCACAACCAGGCGATCCAGCGCGTCGCCAACGACGAGGCCGACGGCGCGACGACCTGGGGTGGCAACGGTATCCCGCATATCGGGGCCGAGTACGAGTCGGACTTCCCGCAGCGAGTCAAGGACAAGAGCTCCTTCCTCGGGAACATCGGCACGGAGACGCCGACACTTCGCCCCATCTGGTGGTCGTTCCCGATTCCGAAACAGCCGTGGTACGCCCGCAAGAGCTGGGACTCCGAGAAGAAACAGGAGATCGGCGAGGTACTGCGAAACTCCAGCGAGGAGAAACTCTCGGAGTACTACCCCGACGATTACAACACGGACAGTCCCGCGTTCACCACGCTGCGTGACACCTCGATGGAGACCTATCAACCAGTGATCGAGCGGATGAACGCCGTCGGCATCGACCCCGCGGCCTGA
- a CDS encoding phosphonate ABC transporter ATP-binding protein: MSTLKVENLTKEYGDVIALDEVSFEIEDEFAVLLGESGAGKSTLLRCANGLTDPTEGAIYLDDEEITGSQSDVGMIFQQHNLVDGVSAYLNALTGSLDHVSLVRSLFQWQPREDKLRALEALETVGLLDEAHQRVSQMSGGQQQRVGIARALVQDPRLLLADEPVASLDPASAETVMGYLRKAAMEHNVTALVSLHQVNIAAHFGDRFIGLRDGEKLFDVGRDELTPELIDELYGSVETVGLAETDDGGAPEEADAVEELLEESRRVEA; this comes from the coding sequence ATGAGTACACTCAAAGTAGAAAATTTGACGAAAGAATACGGCGACGTCATCGCCCTGGACGAGGTATCCTTCGAGATCGAAGACGAGTTCGCGGTGCTGCTCGGCGAGTCCGGTGCGGGCAAGTCGACGCTGTTACGCTGTGCCAACGGCCTGACCGACCCCACCGAAGGCGCGATCTATCTCGACGACGAGGAGATCACCGGCTCACAATCGGACGTGGGAATGATCTTCCAGCAACACAACCTCGTCGACGGCGTCTCGGCGTACCTGAACGCACTGACCGGTTCGCTCGACCACGTCTCGCTGGTCCGAAGTCTCTTCCAGTGGCAGCCCCGCGAGGACAAGCTCCGCGCACTGGAGGCGCTGGAAACCGTGGGCCTGCTGGACGAAGCTCACCAGCGGGTCAGCCAGATGTCCGGCGGCCAGCAACAGCGCGTCGGCATCGCCCGGGCACTGGTACAGGACCCCCGACTGCTGCTGGCTGACGAACCCGTCGCGAGCCTCGACCCCGCAAGCGCCGAGACCGTGATGGGCTACCTCCGGAAGGCCGCGATGGAGCACAACGTCACCGCGCTGGTGAGCCTCCATCAGGTCAACATCGCCGCACACTTCGGCGACCGATTCATCGGCCTCCGGGACGGCGAGAAACTGTTCGACGTCGGCCGTGACGAACTGACACCCGAGTTGATCGACGAACTGTACGGCAGCGTCGAGACAGTCGGGCTGGCCGAGACAGACGATGGGGGCGCTCCCGAGGAAGCCGACGCTGTCGAAGAACTGCTCGAAGAAAGCCGGAGGGTCGAAGCGTGA